One Herpetosiphonaceae bacterium genomic window carries:
- a CDS encoding ABC transporter permease: MKAVPASTTILSRGRTRMAIARAASHPILRSLLKTAIILWVVVTLTFLVIRALPGNPVDIFVQQLITSGLSEEQARARAAGLLRIDLDQPLRAQYLDFLRNLARGDLGDSYVLARGTSVRQIVMQRLPWTLFSVGTSLLVSFALGSFLGMLAAYRRGSWLDHALTTLSAILDAVPPILIAVLCVLLIGVHWKLLPLDQLRGSRSPGIRPGFTLAFFVDLIRHVLAPGAVYVLSTLGSWILAMRSSTLGTLGEEYVTVARARGLSDLRIMTAYVGRNASLPLVTGLAISLGFAVGGAIVIEQVFVYQGVGLLLSQAIARRDYPVIQGVLLVTTITVLLATGLADLLYSWLDPRVGTPGRDQ; the protein is encoded by the coding sequence CCCATCCGATCCTGCGGAGTCTGCTCAAGACCGCTATCATCCTGTGGGTCGTCGTCACCCTCACCTTTCTGGTGATTCGGGCGCTCCCCGGCAACCCGGTCGATATTTTCGTCCAACAGTTGATCACGAGCGGCCTCTCCGAGGAGCAGGCGCGCGCGCGGGCGGCGGGCCTGCTGCGGATCGATCTCGACCAGCCGCTCCGCGCGCAGTACCTCGACTTTCTCCGCAACCTCGCGCGCGGCGACCTCGGCGACTCGTACGTGCTGGCGCGGGGCACGTCCGTGCGCCAGATCGTGATGCAGCGGCTGCCCTGGACCCTGTTCAGCGTGGGCACGTCGCTGCTGGTCAGCTTCGCGCTGGGCAGCTTCCTGGGCATGCTCGCCGCCTACCGGCGCGGCTCGTGGCTGGATCACGCGCTGACCACGCTGAGCGCGATCCTCGACGCGGTGCCGCCGATTCTGATCGCCGTGCTCTGCGTGCTGCTCATCGGCGTGCATTGGAAGCTGCTGCCGCTCGATCAGCTGCGCGGCTCGCGCTCGCCGGGGATCAGGCCCGGCTTCACGCTGGCGTTCTTCGTCGATCTCATCAGGCATGTGCTGGCTCCCGGCGCGGTCTATGTGCTGTCGACGCTGGGAAGCTGGATTCTTGCCATGCGCAGCAGCACGCTCGGCACGCTCGGCGAGGAGTACGTGACCGTCGCGCGGGCGCGCGGCCTCTCCGATCTACGAATCATGACCGCCTACGTCGGGCGCAACGCGAGCCTGCCGCTCGTCACCGGCCTGGCGATCTCGCTGGGCTTTGCCGTCGGCGGCGCGATCGTGATCGAGCAGGTCTTCGTCTACCAGGGCGTGGGCCTGCTGCTCAGCCAGGCCATCGCCCGGCGCGACTATCCGGTGATCCAGGGCGTTCTGCTGGTGACGACGATCACCGTGCTGCTCGCCACGGGCCTGGCCGATCTGCTCTATAGCTGGCTCGATCCGCGCGTGGGCACGCCTGGGAGGGACCAATGA
- a CDS encoding ABC transporter permease: MSRLRLLARSPSGLLGATLLAALVLLAFVGPLVVPPEARAHVERIYQGPSPQHVLGTDFQGRDNLVLLIHGGRDVILLAFTAGLLTTLLACTIGAIGGFVGGAVDRLLMTITDIWLTLPRFLLLVVLASLVRLDDVWSLALLLALFGWPGLARQVRAQVLSLTRRAYVEAARQLDLGTPHIIFREILPNMLPFISIALIGTMTQAIYAQTGLVFLGIVPFGNTWGVLFSLAYAKNAIYLPRAAWSLLCPMAAIILFQLALVLLARALEAVFNPRLGTGGAS, from the coding sequence ATGAGCCGCCTGCGGCTGCTGGCGCGCAGCCCCTCCGGCCTGCTCGGCGCGACATTGCTGGCGGCGCTCGTGCTGCTGGCCTTCGTCGGGCCGCTGGTGGTGCCGCCCGAAGCCCGCGCGCACGTCGAGCGGATCTACCAGGGGCCGTCGCCGCAGCACGTGCTCGGCACCGACTTCCAGGGCCGCGACAATCTGGTGCTGCTAATCCACGGCGGTCGCGACGTGATCCTGCTGGCGTTCACTGCCGGGCTGCTGACCACGCTGCTCGCCTGCACGATCGGCGCGATCGGCGGCTTCGTGGGCGGCGCGGTTGACCGTCTGCTGATGACGATCACCGACATCTGGCTGACGCTGCCGCGCTTTCTGCTGCTGGTCGTGCTCGCCAGCCTGGTGCGGCTCGACGATGTGTGGTCGCTGGCGCTGCTGCTGGCGCTCTTCGGCTGGCCCGGCCTGGCGCGGCAGGTGCGGGCGCAGGTGCTCTCGCTCACGCGGCGCGCGTACGTCGAGGCCGCGCGGCAGCTCGATCTCGGCACGCCGCACATCATCTTCCGCGAGATCCTGCCAAACATGCTGCCCTTTATCTCGATCGCGCTGATCGGGACGATGACCCAGGCGATCTACGCGCAGACCGGCCTGGTCTTTCTCGGCATCGTGCCCTTCGGCAACACCTGGGGCGTGCTCTTCAGCCTGGCCTACGCCAAAAACGCGATCTACCTGCCGCGCGCCGCGTGGAGCCTGCTCTGCCCGATGGCCGCGATCATCCTGTTTCAGCTTGCGCTGGTGTTGCTGGCGCGCGCGCTGGAGGCGGTCTTCAACCCGCGCCTGGGGACAGGAGGCGCGTCATGA
- a CDS encoding ABC transporter ATP-binding protein translates to MIDPVLAVQQLAVAYRAPRGSVRALREVSLDLPRGEALALIGESGSGKTTLGLALLGLLPPSAAVTQGRIVYRGGAQAVDVLRMEPRQMRRFRWNECAMVVQGAQNAFNPVLRIADHFRDTARAHGALRGRALTARALHLLNLVRLEPERVWHAYPHELSGGMRQRVLIALSLLLDPQVLILDEPTTALDILTQRTIVDVLTTLRRALNVALIVISHDLALAAALADRVATMYAGTIVEAADTRTIFQAAAHPYTIGLLGALPTLAGPPADLTAIPGAPPDLIDLPRGCAFHPRCPLADARCRAEEPPLVSVEPEHQVACWHWQAARARRRALFGKERQHVDPADRA, encoded by the coding sequence ATGATCGATCCCGTGCTTGCGGTGCAGCAGCTCGCGGTGGCCTACCGCGCGCCACGGGGCAGCGTGCGGGCGCTGCGGGAGGTCTCGCTCGATCTGCCGCGCGGCGAGGCGCTGGCGCTGATCGGCGAGAGCGGCTCCGGCAAGACGACGCTGGGACTGGCGCTCTTGGGGCTGCTGCCGCCGAGCGCCGCCGTGACGCAGGGCCGGATCGTCTACCGGGGCGGCGCTCAGGCGGTCGATGTGCTACGCATGGAGCCGCGCCAGATGCGCCGCTTCCGCTGGAACGAGTGCGCGATGGTCGTTCAGGGCGCGCAAAACGCCTTCAATCCGGTGCTGCGCATCGCCGATCACTTCCGCGATACCGCGCGGGCGCACGGCGCGCTCCGGGGCCGCGCCCTGACCGCGCGGGCGCTGCATCTGCTGAATCTCGTCCGGCTTGAGCCGGAGCGCGTCTGGCACGCCTATCCCCACGAGCTGTCGGGCGGCATGCGCCAGCGGGTGCTGATCGCACTGAGCCTGCTGCTCGATCCGCAGGTCTTGATCCTCGACGAGCCGACGACCGCGCTCGACATTCTGACGCAGCGCACGATCGTCGATGTGCTGACCACGCTGCGCCGCGCGCTGAACGTCGCGCTGATCGTCATCTCCCACGATCTGGCACTGGCCGCCGCGCTCGCCGACCGGGTGGCGACGATGTACGCCGGAACGATCGTCGAGGCCGCCGACACGCGCACGATCTTCCAGGCAGCGGCGCACCCCTACACGATCGGGCTGCTCGGCGCGCTGCCGACCTTGGCGGGACCGCCCGCCGATCTCACGGCCATTCCGGGCGCGCCGCCGGATCTGATCGATCTGCCGCGCGGCTGTGCCTTCCACCCGCGCTGCCCGCTGGCCGACGCGCGGTGCCGCGCCGAGGAGCCGCCGCTCGTCTCCGTGGAGCCGGAGCATCAGGTCGCCTGCTGGCACTGGCAGGCCGCCCGCGCGCGCCGACGCGCGCTGTTTGGAAAGGAGCGGCAGCATGTCGATCCCGCTGATCGCGCTTGA